A genomic stretch from Candidatus Methanomassiliicoccus intestinalis Issoire-Mx1 includes:
- the guaA gene encoding glutamine-hydrolyzing GMP synthase: MFNADAFINETIESLKQEIQGNAIIACSGGVDSTVAAVLVSRAIGDRLLTIYVNNGFMRKGEDEEVQKMLTDLNVNFQIIDASEEFYKALQGVLDPEKKRKIIGEKFIRIFERSAKEFNAEYLVQGTIAPDWIESGDGVRDTIKSHHNVGGLPQDMKLKIVEPMYDLYKDEVREVARALNIKVSERQPFPGPALAIRVIGEANRENAAIVRDACAIVEEELEKASLEGKMVRPWQYFAVLLPCQSVGVQGDNRAYGKTIAIRAVESIDGMSAAYSRIPYEVLDKISMRITREMKQNINRVVYDITNKPPATIEWE, translated from the coding sequence ATGTTCAATGCTGATGCATTTATAAATGAAACAATTGAAAGTCTGAAACAGGAAATTCAAGGAAATGCGATCATTGCATGCTCCGGCGGTGTGGATAGTACTGTAGCCGCAGTTCTTGTATCCCGCGCAATAGGAGATCGTCTCCTTACAATCTATGTGAACAATGGATTCATGCGTAAAGGAGAAGATGAAGAAGTCCAAAAAATGCTCACAGATCTTAATGTCAATTTTCAGATTATCGATGCAAGCGAAGAGTTCTATAAGGCACTCCAAGGAGTATTAGATCCAGAGAAGAAGAGAAAGATAATCGGTGAAAAATTCATAAGAATTTTTGAACGAAGTGCTAAAGAGTTCAATGCAGAATATTTAGTCCAAGGTACAATCGCGCCAGACTGGATAGAAAGCGGGGACGGCGTGAGAGATACCATAAAAAGTCATCACAATGTGGGCGGACTACCACAAGATATGAAGTTGAAAATTGTAGAACCAATGTATGACTTATACAAAGATGAAGTTCGTGAAGTTGCCAGAGCATTAAATATAAAAGTGTCTGAAAGACAGCCGTTTCCTGGACCGGCGCTTGCAATCAGAGTGATAGGCGAAGCAAATCGTGAAAATGCTGCAATCGTCAGAGATGCCTGCGCCATAGTAGAAGAAGAGTTGGAAAAAGCATCTCTTGAAGGAAAAATGGTCAGACCCTGGCAGTACTTTGCTGTTCTCCTCCCATGCCAATCAGTGGGAGTTCAGGGCGATAATAGAGCATATGGAAAAACAATTGCTATCCGTGCGGTTGAATCCATAGATGGAATGAGCGCTGCATACTCCCGAATACCGTATGAGGTTCTAGACAAGATCTCAATGCGCATTACGAGAGAAATGAAGCAGAATATCAATCGCGTAGTTTATGATATTACCAATAAGCCTCCAGCAACTATTGAATGGGAATGA
- a CDS encoding alcohol dehydrogenase catalytic domain-containing protein gives MKAALLKSPNELCISEVTKPQCPDGGILVKMDACAICPTDVKMLRKGQRDLVYPRILGHEVAGTITEDKSGKYSVGDRVQVWPGIACGECVACSKGMDNMCKNQGIIGFNFDGGFAEYLAVPEGNVIRNGVNVIPDNVSSEEAALTEPLACCIHAQERCSLKAGESVLIFGAGTMGQLCSESSIGKGCQSIVVEPSPERKNINATAVFDPDADLYNNVMEVTSGRGADVIMLTTPKAAIDSNLLSMAAQGGRICIFSGLNSKEPERTLDMNLIHYHELSIVGAYGCTSSSDTHALEMISSELIDVKKFIQKRVSLDDLNKGIDAVENSRVLKCVVNEF, from the coding sequence ATGAAAGCCGCACTATTAAAATCCCCAAATGAACTTTGCATAAGCGAGGTCACAAAACCACAATGTCCAGACGGTGGTATATTAGTCAAAATGGATGCATGTGCGATATGTCCGACAGACGTTAAAATGCTCAGAAAAGGTCAGAGAGATCTTGTGTATCCAAGAATTCTTGGCCATGAAGTAGCAGGTACAATTACAGAAGATAAAAGCGGAAAATATTCTGTTGGAGACCGAGTACAAGTATGGCCCGGCATAGCTTGCGGAGAGTGTGTTGCCTGCTCAAAAGGCATGGACAATATGTGCAAAAATCAAGGAATAATCGGATTTAATTTCGATGGAGGTTTTGCAGAATATCTTGCAGTGCCTGAAGGAAATGTAATCAGAAATGGAGTTAATGTCATCCCGGACAATGTTTCATCAGAAGAAGCAGCTCTGACAGAACCTTTGGCATGCTGCATTCATGCACAAGAACGCTGCTCATTGAAAGCCGGAGAGAGCGTACTGATATTCGGAGCGGGCACCATGGGACAGCTGTGTTCAGAGTCTTCAATAGGAAAAGGATGCCAGTCCATAGTTGTAGAACCATCTCCAGAAAGAAAAAACATCAATGCAACTGCAGTTTTTGATCCAGATGCTGATCTGTATAACAATGTCATGGAGGTCACATCAGGAAGAGGAGCAGACGTGATCATGCTGACTACTCCCAAGGCAGCTATCGATTCAAATCTTCTCAGCATGGCGGCTCAAGGTGGCAGAATTTGTATTTTTTCTGGATTAAATTCTAAAGAACCGGAAAGAACATTGGATATGAATCTGATACATTATCATGAACTTTCAATAGTAGGAGCATATGGGTGCACAAGCAGCAGCGACACACATGCTCTTGAAATGATATCTTCTGAGTTAATTGACGTAAAGAAATTTATTCAAAAAAGAGTAAGTCTGGATGATTTAAACAAAGGAATAGATGCTGTTGAAAATAGCAGAGTTTTGAAATGTGTGGTCAATGAGTTTTGA
- the purE gene encoding 5-(carboxyamino)imidazole ribonucleotide mutase, with amino-acid sequence MPRVLIILGSKSDLPVAEKATKILKSFDIEYDVAVASAHRTPERVADLAKNSGAEVFIAVAGLSAALPGVVAAATLKPVIGVPVSGKLNLDSILSIVQMPGGIPVACVGLDRGDNAALLAAEILAVKDDEIQAKLAEHRSKMAEDVAKDSEEVSRNVQC; translated from the coding sequence ATGCCCCGCGTTCTTATTATATTAGGAAGCAAGAGCGACTTGCCGGTTGCAGAAAAGGCAACTAAAATTTTGAAATCGTTTGATATTGAATATGATGTTGCAGTAGCATCAGCGCACCGTACACCAGAACGTGTTGCAGATCTGGCAAAAAACAGCGGTGCTGAAGTGTTTATCGCGGTTGCAGGGCTGTCAGCTGCACTGCCAGGAGTAGTTGCTGCGGCAACTTTGAAACCGGTCATAGGCGTACCGGTCAGCGGAAAATTAAATTTAGATTCAATTTTATCTATCGTTCAGATGCCTGGAGGAATACCTGTAGCCTGCGTGGGACTTGACAGGGGAGATAATGCCGCCCTTCTGGCTGCTGAAATCTTAGCTGTAAAGGATGATGAGATTCAGGCAAAACTTGCAGAACACCGCAGCAAAATGGCAGAAGATGTGGCAAAAGATTCTGAAGAGGTATCAAGAAATGTTCAATGCTGA
- a CDS encoding NAD(P)/FAD-dependent oxidoreductase, which translates to MINSYDYIIIGNSAAGIGCVEGIRKVDATGSIAVISYEDIHAYSRCMVTHYISGHIDEKKMYFRKENFYDEWNATPYLGRRAKKIVRSSKTVKLDNGEELHYEKLLLATGAAPAPYDVAGNSLDGVYFLRTIADSEAILNDVAEGGKAVILGGGLVGMKAADALNERGMDVTIAIASSQLLSQTMDRYGAELIRNAVESNGIHVLTDSPVKEILGDGHVTGVEFEGGEIIPADLVILAKGVRPNTILAKTCGIDVDYGILVDEFMKTSDDDVYAAGDAAEALDLIRGGKVVHAIWPNALEQGRIAGMNMAGAHVAYQGGIGMNSAEFFGVAAISMGLCRSRDEDGLEVLVCKDEEKGTYRKVVLQDNVVVGAVCIGNVECAGVFNGLILNRTDVSGVKDLLLDDDFDYAKLIGICLD; encoded by the coding sequence ATGATAAACTCTTATGACTATATCATAATTGGAAACAGTGCAGCAGGAATAGGTTGCGTTGAAGGTATCAGGAAAGTAGATGCAACCGGTTCCATTGCAGTAATCTCTTACGAAGACATCCATGCTTATTCTAGATGTATGGTCACTCATTACATCTCTGGACACATTGATGAAAAGAAGATGTACTTCAGAAAGGAGAATTTCTATGATGAGTGGAATGCAACTCCTTACCTGGGCCGCAGAGCTAAGAAAATAGTAAGATCTTCAAAAACTGTCAAACTGGACAACGGCGAGGAGCTTCACTATGAAAAACTTCTGCTGGCAACTGGAGCAGCTCCGGCACCTTATGATGTTGCCGGAAATTCACTAGATGGTGTCTATTTCCTTCGTACGATCGCTGATTCCGAAGCTATTCTTAATGATGTAGCCGAAGGAGGAAAAGCTGTAATTCTAGGCGGCGGACTCGTTGGTATGAAAGCTGCCGATGCTCTGAACGAAAGGGGCATGGATGTTACAATAGCCATAGCTTCTTCCCAGCTGCTGTCTCAAACTATGGATCGCTATGGTGCAGAACTTATCCGCAATGCAGTGGAATCCAACGGCATACACGTTTTGACTGACAGCCCTGTTAAAGAAATCCTTGGGGACGGCCACGTTACCGGTGTTGAGTTTGAAGGGGGAGAAATAATCCCTGCTGACCTGGTAATTCTGGCAAAGGGGGTCCGTCCAAATACAATTCTGGCAAAGACCTGCGGAATCGATGTAGACTACGGTATCCTAGTCGATGAATTTATGAAAACTTCTGATGACGATGTCTACGCTGCCGGAGATGCTGCTGAGGCTTTGGATTTGATACGCGGAGGAAAAGTAGTTCACGCAATCTGGCCCAATGCTCTGGAGCAGGGCAGGATCGCGGGAATGAATATGGCTGGTGCACACGTAGCATACCAGGGCGGCATAGGAATGAACTCTGCAGAATTCTTCGGTGTTGCCGCGATCAGCATGGGTCTATGCCGCAGCAGAGATGAAGATGGTCTTGAAGTCTTAGTCTGCAAGGATGAAGAAAAAGGAACTTACCGCAAAGTCGTTCTGCAGGACAATGTAGTTGTTGGAGCCGTGTGTATTGGAAATGTTGAATGTGCCGGAGTATTCAATGGTTTGATACTTAACCGCACTGATGTTTCTGGAGTAAAAGATCTGCTTCTGGACGATGATTTTGATTATGCTAAACTAATTGGAATCTGTCTGGATTGA
- a CDS encoding GMP synthase subunit A encodes MRVYVVDNGGQWTHREWRVLKYLGIETKIIPNNTPPKDLDVDALVLSGGSPHVSVESDKMGLNSEYIDSLNIPILGICAGFQFMCNHLGADLRPAEIPEFGQATLVIDKDNELFFNLPRSFTVWESHNDEVTNIPKEIDILAHTENCAVEAIKVKDKPLYGVQFHPEVENTEHGSDIFKNFISIVEAWHS; translated from the coding sequence ATGCGTGTCTACGTAGTGGACAATGGTGGTCAGTGGACTCACCGCGAATGGCGTGTATTAAAGTATCTTGGTATAGAGACAAAAATAATTCCAAACAACACTCCACCCAAAGATTTAGACGTAGACGCTTTAGTGTTGTCTGGTGGATCTCCTCATGTTTCTGTGGAATCAGATAAGATGGGATTAAATTCAGAGTATATTGATTCTTTGAATATCCCCATACTGGGAATATGTGCAGGATTTCAATTTATGTGCAATCACTTAGGAGCCGATCTGCGCCCAGCAGAAATTCCAGAATTCGGACAAGCTACATTAGTAATTGATAAAGATAACGAGTTGTTTTTTAATCTCCCGAGATCGTTTACAGTGTGGGAAAGTCACAATGATGAAGTAACTAATATCCCAAAAGAAATAGACATACTTGCACACACCGAAAACTGTGCCGTAGAGGCGATTAAGGTAAAAGACAAACCTTTGTATGGAGTTCAATTTCACCCAGAAGTTGAAAATACAGAGCACGGATCGGATATTTTCAAAAATTTCATTTCGATTGTTGAAGCATGGCATAGTTAA
- the trpD gene encoding anthranilate phosphoribosyltransferase — MDDKLRAFGKNIDLLINKNNLSREESREMFRQILMNEQPDLQQGAFLAAITAKGATPQEIAGGWEVIFDLDTVKVSPKISVPVVENCGTGMDSFKTFNISTAASIIAAADGVPMAKHGARAITSKCGTIDLLESIGIDVECDASIVKKSIEDANIGMFNGMSSKVHPCALGRILSQIRFGTILNIAASLANPASPTIGVRGVYNEKMIMPTLETMKEIGFKKAMVFHGKNSNGKCGMDEISTSGLTFVAEMKSDGTITEYTIDPSSLDIRCDNENDILASERSNESIRFLRLLEGKESRDREDIVCLNAAAILYVSDRVKDIESGFERAKSIVASGRAASKIKEWVSIQNSEPDLGLEKLDALLCHC, encoded by the coding sequence ATGGATGACAAGTTGAGAGCCTTTGGCAAAAATATAGATTTACTAATCAATAAAAATAATTTAAGCAGAGAAGAATCCAGAGAAATGTTCAGACAGATCCTTATGAATGAACAACCGGATCTTCAGCAGGGAGCTTTCTTAGCAGCCATAACAGCCAAAGGTGCTACACCACAGGAAATTGCAGGGGGCTGGGAAGTCATCTTTGATCTGGATACAGTAAAAGTTTCTCCAAAAATAAGTGTTCCTGTTGTAGAAAACTGCGGGACTGGAATGGACAGTTTTAAAACTTTTAATATCTCAACAGCCGCATCAATAATTGCAGCTGCTGACGGCGTCCCGATGGCAAAACATGGGGCACGGGCAATCACCTCGAAATGTGGAACAATAGATCTGCTTGAATCAATAGGCATTGATGTTGAATGCGATGCCAGCATTGTAAAAAAATCAATAGAAGATGCAAATATCGGGATGTTTAACGGAATGTCGTCCAAAGTCCATCCATGCGCCCTCGGAAGAATATTAAGTCAAATTCGTTTTGGAACTATTTTGAACATCGCAGCGTCACTAGCTAATCCAGCATCTCCAACGATTGGAGTCAGAGGAGTTTACAATGAAAAGATGATAATGCCAACATTAGAAACAATGAAAGAGATTGGATTCAAAAAGGCAATGGTGTTTCATGGGAAGAACAGTAATGGCAAATGCGGAATGGATGAGATATCAACATCTGGTCTTACATTTGTTGCAGAGATGAAATCAGACGGCACCATCACAGAATATACAATTGATCCGAGTTCCCTGGATATTAGATGCGATAATGAAAATGATATCCTTGCAAGTGAAAGATCTAATGAATCGATAAGATTCTTACGATTGTTGGAAGGAAAGGAAAGCAGAGACAGAGAAGACATTGTGTGTTTAAACGCGGCTGCAATACTATATGTCAGCGATCGTGTGAAAGATATAGAATCTGGTTTTGAACGCGCAAAATCTATAGTTGCCTCGGGGAGGGCAGCATCAAAAATTAAAGAATGGGTCTCCATTCAGAATTCTGAACCAGACCTGGGACTGGAAAAATTAGATGCTTTGCTGTGTCATTGTTAA
- a CDS encoding carbohydrate kinase family protein — translation MSPFLCVYGHICLDQIVSLEKLPEPNTSINITEIKRYFGGTGSNLAAISSSLGVPTALCAYVGSDFPREFRSFLESKKIDMSDVEVMDDYESPTVMVVSDKKQNQIAYVYQGPMKDMERFPVKLNSAKNSEMIHFGTGSPVYYLKAMHALDGSKRIALDPAQEIHNVWNAEKFNEALPYAGTFFCNENELKTALRYTELKTAEDLLDIVDMIVNTRGSEGTVIYTKKETIRIPAVKTKVIDPTGAGDAFRGGFYAGIYRKKSLEESAACGNAAASFILQSNGAVSNIPSWDAVEKKSAEILDLMKR, via the coding sequence ATGAGCCCTTTCCTGTGTGTTTACGGACACATTTGTCTCGATCAGATCGTTTCGCTTGAAAAACTTCCAGAGCCGAATACCTCCATAAACATAACAGAGATCAAAAGATATTTCGGAGGCACCGGATCCAATCTGGCAGCGATATCATCCTCATTGGGAGTGCCGACTGCACTCTGTGCATATGTCGGATCTGATTTTCCAAGAGAATTCAGATCGTTTTTGGAATCAAAGAAAATAGATATGAGCGATGTTGAAGTGATGGACGACTACGAAAGTCCTACTGTCATGGTAGTCTCTGACAAAAAACAGAACCAGATCGCTTATGTCTACCAAGGTCCGATGAAGGATATGGAAAGGTTTCCGGTGAAGTTAAACTCTGCAAAAAATTCAGAAATGATACATTTTGGAACTGGAAGCCCTGTGTATTATCTTAAAGCAATGCACGCTTTAGACGGCAGCAAAAGAATCGCCTTAGATCCAGCTCAGGAAATTCATAATGTCTGGAATGCAGAGAAATTCAACGAAGCACTGCCGTATGCCGGCACTTTTTTCTGCAATGAGAATGAACTGAAGACTGCTCTCAGATATACGGAACTTAAAACAGCAGAAGATCTGCTGGACATTGTGGATATGATCGTAAACACCAGAGGTTCTGAAGGCACTGTCATCTATACGAAGAAAGAAACTATCCGCATACCTGCTGTAAAAACCAAGGTGATTGATCCCACTGGAGCCGGAGATGCATTCAGAGGAGGCTTCTACGCCGGAATTTACAGAAAGAAGAGCCTGGAAGAATCGGCCGCGTGCGGAAATGCAGCTGCTTCATTTATTCTTCAGTCCAATGGCGCAGTATCAAATATACCTTCATGGGACGCAGTGGAGAAAAAATCTGCTGAGATACTAGATTTGATGAAAAGATAA
- a CDS encoding phosphopantothenate/pantothenate synthetase gives MDISPDHPRYKSLVIREKMSKLSDQGIVARTGLIAHGRGEAFDYLIGEKTTPAAKHAEEAIAAYLLEAQNPVITINGNAAALCAEELLKLASEVGAKVEVNIFHWSSERLEKLVSYLETFGNFEILGRNQNAVLENIASDRARCCREGIYSADVVLIPLEDGDRAKALKIAGKTVLAIDLNPLSRTSVESDATAVDEITRAVPNIRQAVKDLKDDQKRRREIISAFDNRSNLNESVNCIKDNLTQQQIF, from the coding sequence ATGGATATTTCTCCGGACCACCCGCGGTATAAGTCTCTGGTAATCAGAGAAAAGATGTCTAAACTTTCCGATCAGGGAATCGTAGCAAGAACCGGTCTGATTGCTCATGGCAGAGGAGAAGCTTTTGATTATTTGATCGGTGAAAAAACCACACCGGCAGCTAAACATGCTGAAGAAGCAATTGCTGCATACCTTTTGGAAGCGCAAAATCCAGTGATCACAATCAATGGAAATGCAGCGGCATTGTGTGCTGAAGAACTCTTGAAACTGGCATCTGAAGTTGGTGCCAAGGTGGAAGTTAATATATTTCACTGGAGCTCAGAGAGGTTGGAAAAATTGGTTTCATATCTGGAAACATTCGGAAATTTTGAGATTTTAGGAAGAAATCAGAATGCGGTCCTGGAGAACATAGCCTCAGACAGAGCTAGATGCTGCAGAGAAGGAATATATTCGGCAGATGTCGTCCTCATTCCCCTGGAAGACGGCGACCGTGCAAAGGCTCTGAAGATTGCAGGAAAAACAGTCCTTGCAATAGACCTTAATCCGCTTTCCCGCACATCAGTAGAGTCGGATGCAACAGCAGTTGATGAAATAACCCGCGCAGTGCCTAATATAAGACAGGCGGTTAAAGACCTGAAAGATGATCAAAAAAGAAGAAGAGAGATCATCTCTGCATTCGATAACAGATCTAATCTGAATGAGTCTGTAAACTGCATAAAAGATAATTTGACTCAACAGCAGATTTTCTAA
- the glmM gene encoding phosphoglucosamine mutase: MSLFGSSGIRGVVGTSFTPDLAVKIGNSVGSSYGEIIHGRDPRTSGIMFLHSLVAGETSAGADSYDAGMIPTPTLAKASEEFQCGVMITASHNPPEYNGIKLWNADGSAFDTDQMDDIEQKISSEWKTKPWNKVGKFHTWEGAVDKHIECICRSLGGSSADVVVDCGCGATSVVSPLALRTLGCSVVSINSQPDGYFPGRSSEPTEDQLQDLRNLVIRNNADLGIAHDGDGDRMVALDEHGSFISGDRLVILFASWLGVNSIAVPVDASMVIDDLVRNVTRCRVGDVYISEILKKDGIEFGGEPSGTYIFPKEFYCPDGIFAGALLSQIASERNLSEYLAELPVYPVSRSSSYFKTSLRNSVSSRLKEEMESLDCERLITIDGYRAEFSDGWFIIRLSGTEPKLRVVAESRDEDEMKRLKKAADKIVARCTS, encoded by the coding sequence ATGTCGCTGTTTGGATCATCGGGGATCAGGGGAGTAGTGGGAACCAGCTTTACTCCTGATTTAGCGGTTAAGATTGGAAATTCAGTGGGAAGTTCTTATGGGGAGATCATTCACGGGCGGGATCCCAGAACCAGTGGGATTATGTTTCTGCATTCACTCGTTGCTGGAGAGACTTCAGCCGGTGCAGATTCGTACGATGCCGGAATGATACCCACTCCGACTTTGGCCAAAGCATCCGAAGAATTTCAGTGTGGAGTGATGATCACAGCATCCCACAACCCCCCTGAGTACAATGGGATCAAGCTGTGGAATGCCGACGGTTCGGCTTTCGACACAGATCAGATGGATGACATAGAACAGAAAATCTCATCCGAATGGAAAACAAAACCCTGGAACAAAGTGGGAAAATTTCATACCTGGGAAGGAGCGGTGGATAAGCATATTGAATGCATCTGCAGGTCGCTGGGCGGTTCTTCGGCTGATGTTGTGGTAGACTGCGGATGCGGTGCTACTTCAGTAGTCAGTCCTCTGGCTTTAAGAACTCTGGGATGCAGCGTAGTTTCCATAAATTCACAGCCAGATGGTTATTTTCCAGGCAGATCTTCTGAGCCAACCGAGGATCAGCTGCAGGATCTTAGAAATTTAGTTATTAGAAATAATGCCGATCTGGGAATAGCACATGACGGTGACGGGGACCGGATGGTTGCTTTGGATGAGCATGGCAGCTTCATCAGCGGAGACCGGTTGGTAATCTTATTTGCATCTTGGCTTGGAGTAAATTCCATTGCGGTGCCGGTAGACGCATCCATGGTGATCGATGATCTTGTGAGAAATGTTACCCGGTGCAGGGTGGGAGATGTCTATATCTCAGAGATTCTTAAGAAGGACGGCATCGAATTTGGAGGAGAGCCTTCAGGAACGTATATATTTCCTAAAGAATTCTATTGTCCAGACGGCATATTCGCCGGTGCTCTTCTCTCTCAGATAGCTTCCGAAAGAAACCTTTCCGAATATCTTGCAGAGCTGCCAGTTTATCCAGTATCCCGAAGTTCTTCGTATTTTAAAACATCACTCAGAAACAGTGTCTCCAGCAGACTTAAGGAAGAAATGGAATCGCTGGATTGCGAGAGGCTGATAACCATTGACGGCTACAGAGCTGAATTTTCTGACGGATGGTTCATTATCAGACTGTCGGGAACTGAGCCGAAACTCAGGGTTGTGGCGGAGTCAAGGGATGAAGATGAAATGAAGCGTCTTAAAAAAGCTGCAGACAAGATTGTAGCGAGGTGCACATCTTGA
- a CDS encoding Lrp/AsnC ligand binding domain-containing protein: MAVGFVLISTAPSKEHEVYDELLKVEEATELYPLFGEYDLLTKIEAPDFNLLGQVVVDRIRPIPGVIDTKTLTCINF; the protein is encoded by the coding sequence TTGGCAGTGGGATTTGTACTGATCAGCACGGCTCCATCTAAGGAACATGAAGTGTATGATGAACTCCTGAAAGTAGAGGAAGCTACAGAGCTTTATCCTCTCTTTGGGGAATATGACCTACTGACAAAGATTGAAGCTCCGGATTTCAACCTCCTAGGACAGGTTGTGGTTGATAGAATAAGGCCTATTCCGGGAGTGATCGACACTAAGACTCTTACATGTATCAACTTCTGA
- a CDS encoding adenosylhomocysteinase: protein MNELLEKGVRRLEWAKDHMPVLADIRKRMVDEQALKGLKIGMALHVEAKTGMLALTLAEAGAEIRLASCNPLSTDDSVSVALRDHFNLETYAKKGEDNEEYYKNLNAVLDLKPDFVIDDGADLITMLHTSRRDVLKNVKGGNEETTTGVVRLRSMANAGKLEFPVISVNDAHMKFMFDNRYGTGQSTFDGFMNATNLLVAGKRLVVAGYGWCGRGIAMRAKGLGANVTVTEIDPIRAIEARMDGFEVKPMIEAVKTADIIITATGNKDIIREEHFKVMKDGCVMGNSGHFDNEIRKDVLSKISGQPVKVREFVDQYNFSDGKKVYLIADGRLMNLSAGQGHPVEIMDMSFSIQALSIEHLVKNYASMEAGVHNVPTDIDRSVAEIKLKTLGIQIDSLTNEQKTYLEGWQEGT, encoded by the coding sequence ATGAATGAACTGTTAGAAAAGGGAGTCAGAAGACTAGAGTGGGCAAAGGATCACATGCCCGTTCTGGCTGATATCAGAAAGCGCATGGTGGATGAACAGGCGTTGAAGGGGCTGAAAATCGGCATGGCTCTGCATGTCGAGGCTAAAACAGGAATGCTGGCCCTGACACTTGCAGAAGCAGGAGCTGAAATTAGACTTGCCAGCTGCAATCCTTTGTCCACAGACGATTCGGTATCAGTTGCTCTCAGAGATCATTTCAACTTAGAAACTTACGCTAAAAAAGGAGAGGACAACGAAGAATATTACAAGAATCTTAATGCTGTTCTTGACTTGAAGCCAGACTTCGTCATAGATGACGGAGCAGATCTGATAACAATGCTTCACACATCCAGAAGGGATGTCCTGAAAAATGTCAAAGGCGGAAATGAAGAAACTACAACGGGAGTTGTCCGTCTCAGATCAATGGCCAATGCAGGGAAGTTGGAATTCCCTGTGATTTCTGTTAATGATGCTCATATGAAGTTCATGTTCGACAACCGTTACGGAACTGGACAATCTACATTTGACGGTTTTATGAATGCTACCAATCTGCTGGTTGCCGGAAAGAGACTTGTGGTGGCTGGTTATGGGTGGTGCGGCAGAGGCATTGCTATGCGTGCCAAAGGTCTTGGCGCCAATGTTACAGTTACCGAAATTGATCCCATACGGGCAATAGAAGCAAGAATGGATGGATTTGAAGTAAAGCCGATGATTGAAGCTGTTAAGACTGCAGATATAATTATCACAGCCACAGGCAACAAAGACATCATCCGCGAGGAACACTTCAAAGTCATGAAGGATGGCTGCGTAATGGGAAATTCAGGCCACTTTGACAATGAAATAAGAAAAGACGTGTTGTCAAAGATTAGTGGTCAACCTGTCAAAGTCAGGGAATTTGTCGATCAGTATAACTTCTCAGATGGAAAGAAAGTTTATCTGATTGCTGACGGTCGTTTGATGAATTTGTCTGCCGGACAAGGTCACCCGGTTGAGATTATGGATATGAGTTTCTCAATTCAGGCATTATCAATAGAGCATCTTGTCAAAAATTATGCATCCATGGAAGCTGGAGTGCATAACGTACCAACAGATATAGACCGGTCAGTAGCAGAAATTAAACTTAAGACGCTGGGAATTCAGATAGACAGCCTCACCAATGAACAGAAAACATATCTTGAAGGCTGGCAGGAGGGCACATGA